In Labrus mixtus chromosome 11, fLabMix1.1, whole genome shotgun sequence, a single window of DNA contains:
- the ethe1 gene encoding persulfide dioxygenase ETHE1, mitochondrial, with product MSSVITVSRVTALHRALALTLRLRPNTEGWSDAAAESRRFCPGVSYDFGPVRAPRRSYCSRVALKDGLFFRQLFEKESSTYTYLLADTDNKEAILIDPVLETIDRDLKLIHELGLHVKVAVNTHCHADHITSTGLMKKRLLGLKSAISKFSGATADILLSEGDKLPFGKHHLTVRETPGHTDGCVSLVTDDQSMAFTGDALLIRGCGRTDFQQGCPKRLYQSVHQKIFSLPDQCLIYPAHDYLGQTASTVGEERRFNPRLTKSQDEFVNIMENLNLPKPKKLDISVPANLVCGVHQV from the exons ATGAGCTCGGTGATAACGGTAAGCAGGGTGACAGCGCTTCACCGGGCTCTGGCTCTCACGCTCCGCCTCCGACCAAACACCGAGGGTTGGAGTGACGCAGCAGCCGAGAGCAGGCGCTTCTGCCCCGGCGTAAGTTATGACTTTGGCCCGGTGCGAGCTCCAAGGAGATCGTACTGCTCCAGGGTGGCGCTTAAGGATGGGCTCTTCTTCAGACAA CTGTTTGAGAAGGAGAGCAGCACCTACACCTACCTGCTGGCAGACACGGACAACAAGGAGGCGATCCTCATCGATCCTGTACTGGAGACCATTGACAGGGACCTGAAGCTCATACATGAACTGGGGCTCCATGTAAAAGTGGCAG TAAACACCCACTGCCACGCTGACCACATCACAAGCACGGGGCTGATGAAGAAAAGATTGCTTGGGCTGAAGAGTGCAATCTCTAAATTCAGCGGCGCCACTGCAGATATCCTCCTGTCAGAGGGCGACAAGCTCCCCTTTGGGAAACAT CATCTGACGGTGAGAGAGACGCCTGGACACACCGATGGGTGTGTGTCGCTGGTTACAGATGATCAGAGCATGGCTTTTACTGGAGACGCTCTGCTCATCAGAGGCTGTGGCAGGACGGACTTCCAGCAGG GCTGCCCTAAGAGGCTCTATCAGTCAGTCCATCAGAAGATCTTTTCTCTGCCTGACCAGTGCCTCATCTACCCGGCACATGACTACTTAG GTCAGACGGCGTCTACAGTCGGTGAGGAGCGCAGGTTTAACCCACGCTTGACCAAGAGCCAGGACGAGTTTGTGAACATCATGGAAAACCTGAATCTCCCCAAACCGAAGAAATTAG ATATCTCAGTGCCTGCCAATCTGGTTTGTGGAGTCCATCAAGTCTGA